The Passer domesticus isolate bPasDom1 unplaced genomic scaffold, bPasDom1.hap1 HAP1_SCAFFOLD_268, whole genome shotgun sequence genomic sequence ATTTTGGAAGGAATTTtgaaggaattttgggtttaTGAGGGGCGGGAGGCCGCAGGGCGTGGCTGGGAGTGGATAAATCTGCTAATTAATCTCCTCGTTAGCGGTGGGGTGTAGGACCCCCCACCAGAGCTGCTCCCGAGGGTGGGACCCCGCTCATTTTTGGGGTCTTTCCTCAGCCCTGATGTTCCTGCTGGGAATCCTGGACTTCCTCTTCGTCAGCCACGCCTACCACAGCATCCTGACCCGCGGCGCCTCCGTCCAGCTGGTCTTCGGCTTCGAGGTGGgtggggggtccccggggggtccccggggTCCCCAGCGGGGCGCGACGTCCCACGCGGCGCCTGTCCCGCCCCCAGTACGCCATCCTGATGACCATGGTGCTGACCATCTTCATCAAGTACGTGCTGCACTCCGTCGACCTGCAGAACGAGAACCCCTGGGACAACAAGGCCGTGTTCATGCTCTACACCGAGCTCTTCACCGGTACCGCGGgctggggggctcggggggctcggggagctCGGGTAGGGGTTGGTTAACCAAGAGTTGGGGGGTTGGGGGCGTTCAGGTGGGCTGGGTTGGTCAACGAAGAGCCAAAGTCTTGGTGATGCTTGGTTGGTCAATGAAGAGTCAAAGTCTTGGTGGTGCTTGGTTGGTCAACGAAGAGTCAAAGTCTTGGTGGCGCTTGGTTGGTCAACGAAGAGTCAAAGTCTTGGTGGCGCTTGGTTGGTCAACGAAGAGCCAAAGTCTTGGTGGTGCTTGGTTGGTCAATGAAGAGTTAAAGTCTTGGTGGCGCTTGGTTGGTCAACGAAGAGTCAAAGTCTTGGTGGCGCTTGGTCTTCATTGGTCAACGAAGAGTCAAAGTCTTGGTGGCACTTGGTTGATCTTCATCGGTCAACGAAGAGTCAAAGTCTTGGTGTTCAGCTGGTCTTGGTTGACCAACAAAGACTCAAAATCTTGGTTTCTAACAGGTTTTTGTTCATTAATGAAGACTCAAAGTGGTCAGCTGGTCTTGGTGGTCAACCAAACCTCAAAGTGCTGCTGTTGGAGTGGTTTTGGTGGTCAACCAAAATTTGAAGTGTTGGTGGCGCTTGGCTGATCTTGGTTGGTCAATGAACGCTTAGAGTCTTGTTGGGGTTCAGTTGCTCTTCATTGGTCAATGGAAACTCAAAGTCCTGCTGTTCAGCTGGTCTTGGTGGTGAACCAAACCCAAAGTGCTGGTGTTGAACTGGTTTTGGTGGTGAACCAAACCCAAAGTGCTGGTGTTGAACTGGTCTTGGTGGTCAACCAGACCCAAAGTGCTGGTGGTGCTTGGCTGGTCTGGGTTGGTCAATGAACACTCAAAGTTTTGGGGTTCAGCTGGGTTTGGGTCATCAACGAAGACTTGGAAGTGGTGGTGGTGCTCAACTGGCCTTGGTTGGTCAGCTGGGCACCTCAACTGACCCAAAATTGGTCCAGGTGGCTTTGGGGTCCCACCTTGCCACCTGAGCTGTCCCAGGattgtccctggtgtccctcctggtcccagctgtcccagggctgtcccaggattgtccctggtgtccctgctggtcccccctgtcccaggactggccctggtgtccctgctggtcctggctggCCCAGGACTGGcccaggtgtccctggtgtccgtcctggtccctggctgtcccaggaCTGGCCCCGGTGTCCCTGCTGGTCCCGGCTGTCCCAGGACTGGCCCCGGTGTCCCTGCTGGTCCcggctgtcccagggctgtcccaggaCTGGCCCCGGCTGTCCCCAGCTGGCCCGTGGCTCGTTGCAGGGCTGATCAAGGTGCTGCTCTACATGGCCTTCATGACCATCATGATCAAGGTGCACACCTTCCCGCTCTTCGCCATCCGCCCCATGTACCTGGCCATGAGGTGAGGCCCGGCGATCCCGACCCTTCCCCTTCCTGATCCCGACCCTGATCCCGAccctgatcccaatcctgatcccgatcccgatcctgatcctgatcccgatcccgatcccgatcctgatcctgatcctgatcccaatcctgatcccatcctgatcctgatcccatcccaatcctgatcccaaCCCTTCCCCATCCTGATCCCAACCCttcctgatcccaatcctgatcccatCCTGATCCCATCCcgatcctgatcccaatcctgatcccgACCCTTCCccatcctgatcccaatcctgatcccatTCTGACCCTGATCCTGCCCCTTGGCCTAGGACGCGCGGGCTGcaatcccaatcctgatcccgACCCTTCCTGATCCCATCCCGATCCTGATCCCGACCCTGATCCCATCCTGACCCCATCCTGAACCCATCCTGATCCCGATCCTGACCCCATCCTGACCCCATCCTAATCCCagtcctgatcctgatcccggtcccgatcccatcccaatcctgatcccatcctgatcccaatcccgatcccaatcccatcccaatcccaatcccatcctgatcccaatcccgatcccaatcccatcccaatcccaatcccatcccgatcccaatcccaatcccgatcccgatcccgctgtgctgcaggcagttCAAGAAGGCCGTCACGGACGCCATCATGTCCCGCCGGGCCATCCGCAACATGAACACGCTGTGAGTGCCAGGATCCCAAATCCGGGAAAAACCTGCATCCATCTatcccagaaaccccaaatccgGGAAAAACCTGCATCCATCTATCCCAGAAACCCAAACCCGGGAAAAACCTGCATCCATCTatcccagaaaccccaaatccgGGAAAAACCTGCATCCATCTAtccagaaaccccaaatccgGGAAAAACCTGCATCCATCTatcccagaaaccccaaatccgGGAAAAACCTGCATCCATCTatcccagaaaccccaaatccgGGAAAAACCTGCATCCATCTATCCCAGAACCCCAAATCCGGGAAAAACCTGCATCCATCTatcccagaaaccccaaatccgGGAAAAACCTGCATCCATCTatcccagaaaccccaaatccgGGAAAAACCTGCATCCATCTatcccagaaaccccaaatccgGGAAACCTGGGGTtcatccaccccaaaaaccccaaatctgggaAACCCTGGGTtcatccaccccaaaaaccccaaatctgggaAACCCTGGGTtcatccaccccaaaaccccaaatcctgggaaacCCTGGGTTCATCCACTccagaaaccccaaatttttgggagcagctgtgggatttttgggaccAGCTGTGGGATTTTCAGGAAGAACTGTGGGATTTTTGAGGAGAactgtgggatttttgggagcagctgtgggatttttgaggagagctgtgggattttgggagcagCCGTGCGTTCCCGGCTCAGGTACCCCGACGCCACGGCCGAGGAGCTGCAGGCCATGGACAACGTGTGCATCATCTGCCGGGAGGAGATGGTGACGGGCGCCAAGCGCCTGCCCTGCAACCACATCTTCCACACCAGGTGCTGCTGCCGGAAttctggggatttggggcattttgggggtggttttggggattttggggtggttttgggggtggttttggggattttggggtggttctGGGGATTTTggagtggttttggggtggttttggggatttggggtggttttgggattttggggtggttctgggggattttggggtggttttgggggtggttttggggggatttggggtggttttgggtgggattttggggggtcaccgtcacagctctgccagcctgcaATGGCAGTCCTGGTCCCAATTCCAATtctgatcccaatcctgatcctgatcccagtCTTGATCCtaatcctgatcctgatcccaatTCAAATCCTGATCCCAATCTTGATCCTGATTCCATCCCAATCCtaatcctgatcccaatcctgatcccatcccaatcccaatcctgatccaAATTCCAATCCTGATCCCATCttgatcccaatcccatccccatcccaatccccagCACCGCAGTGGTGGTTAATGAAGCCATTAGTTAATTGAACATTAATTAATTAGGGGTTCATTAGTGGGGGAAGGGTTAAATTCCTTTGGGGGGTCAGAGGGACATGGCGGGGTCTCGGGGGCCAACAGCTAACGAGAGGGGAGTTAATTAAcgtgttaaaaaaaataaatcagcgGGGATTTCGGGGCGGCATTAATTAAGGCATTAACGAAGGGCTCGTTAACCCCGCAGCTGCCTGCGCTCGTGGTTCCAGCGGCAGCAGACGTGCCCCACGTGCCGCATGGACGTGCTCCGCGCCTCGCTGCCCCCGCAGCCGCCCCCCGAGgcgccggccccggccccggccgcggcgcagggaccccccaacTGTGAGTcatgggggacagggaccccaaactgggacagggacccccaacTGTGAGCTCAGGGACCCTAAACTgtgagtgacagggacagggaccccccaactGTGAGTgatgggggacagggaccccccaactGTGAGTcatgggggacagggaccccccaactGTGAGTgatgggggacagggaccccaaactgggacagggacccccaacTGTGAGCTCAGGGACCCTAAACTgtgagtgacagggacagggaccccccaactGTGAGTgatgggggacagggaccccaaactgggacagggacccccaacTGTGAGTGATGGGGGATAGGGACCCCCCAACTGTGAGTcatgggggacagggaccccaaactgtgagtgacagggaccccccaactGTGAGTgatgggggacagggacccccaaacTGTGAGTGAGCTCAGGGACCCCCAAACTgtgagtgacagggacagggaccccccaactGTGAGTgaccatggggacagggaccccaaactGTGAGTGAGCTCAGGGACCCCCCAACTGTGAGTGACCGTGGGGACCCCAAACTGTgagtgagcagtgctggagggacaaagggacagggagaggacaaagggacagggaggggacaaagggacagggagggacaggcGCCATGGGCAGCCTGGGGTGTTCCCATGGGGGTGTTTGCACCTGGGAATTCCCACCTGGAACATCCCCCAGCGCCATCCCCACAGTGCCATCCCCCAGTGCCATCCTCCAGTGCCATCCCCACGGTGCCATCCCCACAGTGCCATTCCCCCTGTGCCATCCCCGTTCCTGTGGGGTCAGGGCGCTCGGGATTCGGGGTTCCCACAGTGCCATTCCAGCCTTTCCCCCCATGACACCCCCGTTCCCGTGGGGTCGGGGCACTCGGGGTTCGGGGTCCCCCCAGTGCCATCCCACAGTGCCATCCCCACAgtgctgtccccacagtgccattccccctgtgccacccccgtTCCCGTGGGATCGGGGCGCTGGGGATTCGGGGTCCCCACGGTGCCATTCCCACAGTGACATCCCCCCCGTGAGCCCCTGTTCCCATGGGGTCGGGGCACTCGGGATTCGGGATTCCCACAGTGCCATTCCAGCCTTTCCCCCCATGACACCCCCGTTCCCGTGGGGTCGGAGCGCTGGGGATTCGGGGTCCCCACAGTGCCATCCCCCCGTGACACCCCCGTTCCCGTGGGGTCGGGGCACTCGGGATTCGGGGTTCCCACAGTTGACATTCCAGCCTTTCCCCCCATGACACCCCCGTTCCCGTGGGGTCGGGGCACTCGGGGTTCGGGGTCCCGGCTCCAGCGCTGCCGTGTCCCCGCAGTCCcgcaggggctgctccctcccttcccGCCGGGGATGTTCCCGTTCTGGCCGCCCGTGGGGCCCttcccgcccggccccgctgctgctgctgctgctgctgccccggccccgcccggccccgagGCCGCCGGAGCCGCTCCCGGTGAGTCCCGCCCCGATCCCACCCAaattccatcccaatcccacccaaattccatcccaatcccacccAAATTCCATCCCAATCCCGCCCCAATCCcacccaaatcccaccctgaatCACACCCCaaattccatcccaaatcccacccaaatcccatcccaatcctgcCCCAATCCCGCCCCGATCCCACCCAaattccatcccaatcccacccAAATTCCATCCCAATCCCGCCCCAATCCcacccaaatcccaccctgaatCACACCCCaaattccatcccaaatccccacccaaatcccatcccaatcctgcCCCAATCCCGCCCCGatcccaccccaatcccatcccaatcccacccaaattccatcccaatcccacccAAATTCCATCCCAATCCCGCCCCGATCCCGCCCTGATCCCACCCAAATTCCGCCCCaaattccatcccaaatcccaccccaatcccatCCAAATTCCATCCCAATCCCGCCCCAATCCcacccaaatcccaccctgaatCACACCCCaaattccatcccaaatcccaccctgaatCACAccccaatcccaccccaaatcccaccccgaATCACAccccaatcccaccccaaatcccaccccgaATCACAccccaatcccaccccaaatcccatcctgaattcacccaaatcccaccccaaatcccatcctgaattcacccaaatcccaccccaatcccaccccaatcccaccccaaatcccatcccgaatcccacccaaatcccaccctgaatCACACCCCaaattccatcccaaatcccaccctgaatcctaccccaatcccaccccaaatcccatcctgAATCCCACCCCGaatcccaccccaatcccaccctaaatcccaccccaaattctaccccaaatcccatcctgaatcccacccaaatcccatccccaattccaccccaaatcccatctccagccccttttcccaccccaaaacccaaatcccacaaATCCCACACCCTTCCCTTTTGCTTTCTGTGCCCCTgaccccgtgtccccgcaggtgCCCgtcccggtgccgctcccggtgccggtccCAGTCCCGGTGCCagtcccggtgccggtgccggcgCTGCCGGGCCGGAGCCGGGCGGTGccggggcggtgccggggctgccgctgccgccgccctgGGTGGGGATGGCGTGGCCTCCGCTCTTTGGTAGGAACGGGgattgggactgggattgggattgggattgggattagggattggggatttgggggatcccgggattggggatttggggatttgggtttGGGGATTGAGGgtttggggattggggatttggggattgggggttgggaatttgggattggggatttgggtttggggatttggggatttgaggttgggggtttggggattgggattggggattgaGGATTGAGGATTTGGAggttggggatttgggggttggggatttgggggttggGGTTGGGATTGAGGATTTGGGATGTGGGCGTTGGAGATTAGGATTTGGGGATTGGggaattggggattttgggattggggatttggggatcccAGGATTTGGGGACTCCAGCACGAACCGTGCCCAGGGGTGCCCCCCATGCCGgtgatttggggtttggggatttgggggatcctgggactgggaatttgggggtttgggatttggggacccCAGCACTGACTGATCCCCAGGGGTGCCCCCCATGCCGGTGATTTGGGGATTCGGGGATTCAGGAATTAGGGgattgggggatttggggtttgggggattcagggattggggggtttgggatttggggacccCAGCACTGACTGATCCCCAGGGGTGCCCCCCATGCCCGTGCCCCCCGCCGGCTTCGCGGGGCTGACGGAGGACGAGCTGCGCGCCATGGAGGGCCACGAGCGGCAGCACCTGGAGGCGCGGCTGCAGTGCCTGCACAACATCCACACGCTGCTGGACGCCGCCATGCTGCAGATCAACCAGTACCTGGGCGTGCTGGCCTCCCTCgggtactgggagggactgggaacgggctgggggggactgggggacACAGATCAACCAGTACCTGGGCGTGCTGGCCTCCCTCGGgtactgggatggactgggagcactgggagggactgggaacggGCTGGGGGACACAGATCAACCAGTGCCTGGGCGTGCTGGCCTCCCTCgggtactgggagcactgggagggactgggaacggGCTGGGGGACACAGATCAACCAGTGCCTGGGCGTGCTGGCCTCCCTCgggtactgggagcactgggagggactgggggggactgggagcactgggatggactgggagcactgggaatggactgggagcactgggagggactgggagcactgggaggga encodes the following:
- the LOC135292277 gene encoding E3 ubiquitin-protein ligase synoviolin-like, with the protein product MFLLGILDFLFVSHAYHSILTRGASVQLVFGFEYAILMTMVLTIFIKYVLHSVDLQNENPWDNKAVFMLYTELFTGLIKVLLYMAFMTIMIKVHTFPLFAIRPMYLAMRQFKKAVTDAIMSRRAIRNMNTLYPDATAEELQAMDNVCIICREEMVTGAKRLPCNHIFHTSCLRSWFQRQQTCPTCRMDVLRASLPPQPPPEAPAPAPAAAQGPPNFPQGLLPPFPPGMFPFWPPVGPFPPGPAAAAAAAAPAPPGPEAAGAAPGARPGAAPGAGPSPGASPGAGAGAAGPEPGGAGAVPGLPLPPPWVGMAWPPLFGVPPMPVPPAGFAGLTEDELRAMEGHERQHLEARLQCLHNIHTLLDAAMLQINQYLGVLASLGPGSLGSPRDPPRTPRPPPPPRDPPGGAPGTGSLGSPRGQRGCGPGRG